The nucleotide window AAAGCAATTTGCCCAGTGCTTCGGCTAAGGCTACATGATCTTTAGCTGGTACCAGATAACCATTTACTTCATGCTCTACGCACTCCTTACAACCGGGTACGTTAGTGGTAACAATAGGTCGGCCAACCGCCATTGCTTCAATCAGGGATTTGGGTAGTCCCTCCCGGTAAGAAGGTAAACAAACAATATCGGCTTCTTCAAGTAAAGGGCGAACATCTTTTTGGTGGCCTATCCATTCAATATAACCTGGTATCAACATTCTTTGAAGCTCGCTTTCAGATATACCTGACGGATTATGGTCGTCAATATCACCGGCAAGAACAAAAACTGCTTTATTTTCCCAATTTATTTTTAACAAATTGGCGGCGTCAATAAACTCTACAATCCCCTTATCATAGAGCATTCTTGCCGTTACCACAACTTTTATCCTACCGGTAGTAACGGGTTGCTTATAAGAAAAAATCGTTTCATCTACACCAGCCCCTTTTATCAGCTTGTAATTACCTCTATCGAGGAAGCCCATAGTCTTATACAAACTAATATCGTCCGGATTTTGAAATATAAACTGCACGTTGCCAGAATAAGCAAGTTGCATCAAACCCTTTAATATCTTCTGTACCAACCCGTTTCTTCCGTTTATAAAATTATAACCCAGGCCACTTATAGCGTTAAAAATTTTAAAGTTCTTTCCTCTGTTAAGCCTGGCGGCAAGGGACCCATACAAAACCGGCTTGATCGTTACATTATGGATAATGTTGGGCTGATATTTGGCAAAAAGGTTCGTTAGGTGAGCAATAACTTTCAATTCCTTTAAGGGGTTTTTACCGGCCCGATCGAAGTCAACGTTAAGAAAATGAATACCACATTCTTCAATTTCAGACCGCCTCCCTGTGTCCCGTGCCAGCAAAAAAACATCAAATCCCTTATTTTTCATGGCAATAGCCAGTGGTAAACGATGGGATATAAAAAACCAATCAACATTTACAACATAAAAAATCTTCTTCTTTTCACTCATGAAACTGCTGGTGTATTTTTTTTGAACCAGTCAAAAGTACGCTCAAGTCCAGCTTCCACAGAAACGGTAGGTTCATAATTAATAAGAGCAGCCGCTTTAGCTATTGACGCCAAACTATGCTTCACGTCGCCTTTTCGCTCGGGACCGTATAGAGGAACCTGATTTGTGCCAGCAAGAAGAGCAATGCTATTCCATAAAGCGTTTAATGTAGTTTTTTGTCCGTATGCGATGTTGACCACCTCATGTTGTTGCACGGATTCCGAAAAAAAACTTTTAACATTTGCCTGAACCACGTTATCAATATACGTAAAGTCCCGGCTAGTCTCCCCGTCGCCGTTGATAGTTGGCTGAAGATCTTCAACCGCAGACTGCATAAATAGCGGAATCACGGCGGCGTACGGTCCCGAGGGATTCTGTCGGGGACCAAATACATTAAAGTATCTCAAACCTACTGTATGGAAATTGTACAATCTGGAGAATACGTCAGCATACAGCTCGTTGACGTATTTAGTAACAGCATAGGGTGATAAAGGTGCTCCTATAGTATCCTCTAATTTTGGCAAGTTTGGATGATCGCCATATGTGCTGGAGCTTGCTGCGTACACCATCCTGATAACGCCCGAATCTTTAGCAGCAGTCAGTACGTTCAAAAAGCCGCTGATATTCACCGCGTTCGTGGTGACAGGATCGTTAACTGACCTTGGTACTGATCCCAAAGCCGCCTGGTGACTAACAAAATCTATTCCTTCGCAACTTGCTTTACAAATATCCATATCTCTGATATCGCCTTCTATAAATTCAAAAGCTGAGTTGTGTTGAAAATCTTTAAGATTAGCTGCTGAACCAGTAGCTAAATTATCCAGTACTCGAACTTTTTCTGCGCCGGCGTTTATGAGGTATTCAACAAGATGGGAGCCAATAAAACCCGCTCCCCCGGTAATTAAGAAGCTCTTATCAGAAATATTCGCTGTAGATAAAGATGTCATTCAATTGTATTTATTCAGTATTTGCTTATAGCCTTGCCGTTGCGATTGACTTTTCGAACACTCCTTTCACATCGTATATAACCGGACCAGTTTTTATATTTAGTGACTTAAATTCACTGTGCCCTACAGCAGCAATAATACCAGAATAAATCTCAGGCTTAAGATCGGCCAAGAGGTCAATCTGATATTCATGAGCGACTTCTTCAGGGCTGGCCCATGGATCGTACACGTCCACTTCAACCCCAAAGGACAGTAGCTCTTTAATAATATCAATAACCTTGCTGTTCCGGATATCAGGGCAATTTTCTTTAAAGGTTATACCCAATACCAGTATTTTAGCCCCTTTAATTTTAATATCATTTTGAATCAGTAGTTTGATCAATTCGTTGGCTACATATGCGCCCATGCTATCATTCATTCTCCGGCCAGCAAGTATAATTTCAGGATTATATCCTGCCTCCATTGCTTTTTGGGCGATATAAAACGGATCCACGCCGATACAGTGTCCTCCCACCAGGCCTGGCCTGAAGGGTAAAAAATTCCACTTAGTTCCAGCCGCTTCCAACACTTCTGTAGTATCTATCTTCAGAAGGTTGAAGATCTTAGCCAGTTCATTTACGAATGCGATATTAATATCTCTCTGCGCGTTTTCAATCACTTTGGCAGCCTCTGCCACCTTAATGGATGATG belongs to Niabella yanshanensis and includes:
- a CDS encoding SDR family oxidoreductase, which translates into the protein MTSLSTANISDKSFLITGGAGFIGSHLVEYLINAGAEKVRVLDNLATGSAANLKDFQHNSAFEFIEGDIRDMDICKASCEGIDFVSHQAALGSVPRSVNDPVTTNAVNISGFLNVLTAAKDSGVIRMVYAASSSTYGDHPNLPKLEDTIGAPLSPYAVTKYVNELYADVFSRLYNFHTVGLRYFNVFGPRQNPSGPYAAVIPLFMQSAVEDLQPTINGDGETSRDFTYIDNVVQANVKSFFSESVQQHEVVNIAYGQKTTLNALWNSIALLAGTNQVPLYGPERKGDVKHSLASIAKAAALINYEPTVSVEAGLERTFDWFKKNTPAVS
- a CDS encoding glycosyltransferase family 4 protein, with product MSEKKKIFYVVNVDWFFISHRLPLAIAMKNKGFDVFLLARDTGRRSEIEECGIHFLNVDFDRAGKNPLKELKVIAHLTNLFAKYQPNIIHNVTIKPVLYGSLAARLNRGKNFKIFNAISGLGYNFINGRNGLVQKILKGLMQLAYSGNVQFIFQNPDDISLYKTMGFLDRGNYKLIKGAGVDETIFSYKQPVTTGRIKVVVTARMLYDKGIVEFIDAANLLKINWENKAVFVLAGDIDDHNPSGISESELQRMLIPGYIEWIGHQKDVRPLLEEADIVCLPSYREGLPKSLIEAMAVGRPIVTTNVPGCKECVEHEVNGYLVPAKDHVALAEALGKLLSDKDSREKMGRLSREKMVEELSLKKVISSTFEYYGLHE
- a CDS encoding nucleotide sugar dehydrogenase; the protein is MQNMKTIAVIGLGYVGLPLAAEFGKKFNTIGIDISKNRIEELKSFFDRTLEIDKNGLMAADKLSYSSDITDAKGAQIYIVTVPTPVDKHNNPDLTPIKKASEAVASVLKEGDIVIYESTVYPGVTEEFCVPILERISGLKFNTGFFCGYSPERINPGDKLHTVTKIRKVTSGSTPEIAAEIDALYSSIIEAGTFQASSIKVAEAAKVIENAQRDINIAFVNELAKIFNLLKIDTTEVLEAAGTKWNFLPFRPGLVGGHCIGVDPFYIAQKAMEAGYNPEIILAGRRMNDSMGAYVANELIKLLIQNDIKIKGAKILVLGITFKENCPDIRNSKVIDIIKELLSFGVEVDVYDPWASPEEVAHEYQIDLLADLKPEIYSGIIAAVGHSEFKSLNIKTGPVIYDVKGVFEKSIATARL